The Lysinibacillus pakistanensis genome includes a window with the following:
- a CDS encoding tetratricopeptide repeat protein, which translates to MIKQFDELVQQINELFVNGSVKESYQLAKNIVTDNAFAEHAAFAMIQQHVALLEANGYANMPIPTGEKLKQNMERADGSYPERDVLSAYTGSQDDEQFGKVMDELLAGSIEAQANAYYIMAEYFVLAKEHDKANIQYAEAIKLQPNKALYWGAFAQFLNRSEGSPYLALRLIEEAIQLDSMNPRWYYIQGNIFFQLVAATKNLSYLPALEEAWEKAKKRCSAKQVMLKMDIAKSTDILTQWKKQML; encoded by the coding sequence GTGATCAAACAGTTTGATGAGCTTGTCCAACAGATTAATGAACTATTTGTAAATGGGAGCGTGAAGGAAAGCTATCAGTTAGCCAAAAATATTGTAACTGATAATGCATTCGCAGAGCATGCGGCATTTGCTATGATTCAGCAACATGTTGCTTTATTGGAGGCGAATGGCTATGCGAATATGCCTATTCCTACTGGTGAAAAACTGAAACAAAATATGGAACGAGCAGATGGCTCCTATCCAGAGCGTGATGTCCTTTCGGCTTATACGGGAAGCCAGGATGATGAGCAGTTTGGTAAAGTGATGGATGAATTGCTAGCTGGGTCCATTGAGGCACAGGCGAATGCTTACTATATAATGGCTGAATATTTTGTTTTGGCGAAAGAGCATGATAAGGCAAATATTCAATACGCGGAAGCCATCAAACTACAACCAAATAAAGCACTTTACTGGGGGGCTTTTGCCCAATTTCTGAATCGCAGTGAGGGCAGTCCATATTTAGCCCTTCGTCTTATTGAAGAAGCAATTCAGTTAGATAGCATGAACCCACGCTGGTATTATATTCAAGGTAATATTTTTTTCCAGCTTGTTGCAGCCACAAAAAATTTAAGCTATTTACCCGCCTTAGAGGAGGCATGGGAAAAGGCTAAAAAACGTTGCTCTGCTAAGCAGGTAATGTTAAAGATGGACATTGCGAAATCCACTGATATTCTTACTCAATGGAAAAAGCAAATGCTTTAA
- a CDS encoding methyl-accepting chemotaxis protein yields MKLRNSLTFQLGTIIAGILVVMLGITSFATYITAYNKLYDAAGIEAYGCANITTGLIRPEDMERALSGEQAAKESIGKDLNWTTGHKDIFQTQYILTLDGTLLALDDHLAEKGFAPGDTFYMDQEAIQLLLEKKHPTYSEPYTYGGMERLSGYAPIFKDHDTSKEIIAISVIDFDATIVKERTWDVVQSGILISIFPMLIASIITGFLIRRKVKPITLLIHQAKQIANGNLAVEEMKVKRNDEVGDLASTLDRMTVNLQNMIMTMRTTSITLATNADETANTLNDMSNTIQGVAHNIYEVTATVTDGLHHAENATDVLTSLAEDLQTIKVKADTSVETSRGTMKIAAQGEQLAKDINNDMTLIRNGSDMVSNTVSNLVTSATRVQAITTSIAGIAEQTNLLALNASIEAARAGEHGKGFAVVAEEVRKLAEQSNQEVLKVDQLIQEIMGHIQQVTSSTQDNTKYIEKGTKTVRLTAQSLGNISAAVSHTVEEIIEISHALTLEAEKSDHVVQMIQQLTQSIQEIKETLNAITAAAQQTTASIDEVAYSSNETNQMAHTLEQHVKSFKLKEC; encoded by the coding sequence GTGAAATTACGAAATTCATTAACTTTTCAACTCGGAACGATCATTGCTGGTATCTTAGTAGTGATGCTAGGAATTACATCGTTCGCTACATATATAACGGCTTATAATAAATTATATGATGCAGCGGGAATCGAGGCATATGGATGTGCTAATATAACAACAGGCTTGATTCGCCCAGAAGATATGGAAAGAGCATTGAGTGGGGAGCAAGCAGCAAAAGAGAGTATTGGGAAGGATTTAAACTGGACAACAGGACACAAAGACATCTTTCAAACGCAATATATTTTAACACTAGATGGTACATTGCTAGCCTTGGATGATCATTTGGCAGAGAAGGGCTTTGCACCTGGAGATACATTTTACATGGACCAAGAGGCAATCCAATTATTACTTGAGAAAAAGCATCCAACATACTCTGAACCCTATACATATGGTGGAATGGAGCGATTATCAGGCTATGCACCAATTTTTAAGGATCATGACACAAGTAAAGAAATCATTGCCATTAGTGTCATTGATTTCGACGCTACTATTGTGAAGGAGCGAACTTGGGATGTTGTGCAGAGTGGTATTTTAATTAGTATTTTTCCAATGTTAATTGCTTCAATTATTACAGGCTTTTTAATTCGACGTAAGGTTAAGCCTATTACCTTACTAATTCATCAGGCCAAGCAAATAGCTAATGGAAATTTAGCGGTGGAGGAAATGAAGGTAAAAAGGAATGATGAAGTAGGAGATTTAGCAAGCACATTAGATCGTATGACCGTCAACTTACAAAATATGATTATGACGATGCGCACTACATCTATTACATTAGCCACGAATGCTGATGAAACCGCTAACACATTAAATGATATGTCAAATACGATTCAAGGCGTCGCGCACAATATCTATGAAGTTACGGCGACAGTAACAGATGGTCTGCATCATGCAGAAAATGCAACAGATGTACTTACATCCTTAGCAGAGGATTTACAAACTATAAAAGTGAAAGCAGATACAAGTGTTGAAACCTCAAGAGGAACAATGAAAATTGCTGCACAAGGAGAGCAACTTGCTAAGGATATAAATAATGACATGACGTTAATCCGTAATGGCTCTGATATGGTTAGTAACACGGTTAGTAATTTAGTCACATCAGCAACGCGAGTTCAGGCTATTACGACATCCATTGCTGGTATTGCTGAACAAACCAATTTACTGGCTTTGAATGCCTCCATTGAAGCAGCAAGAGCAGGAGAACATGGCAAGGGCTTTGCAGTGGTAGCAGAGGAAGTTCGAAAACTTGCTGAGCAATCGAATCAAGAAGTATTAAAGGTTGACCAGCTAATACAGGAAATTATGGGACATATTCAGCAGGTTACTTCTTCAACGCAGGATAATACAAAATATATTGAAAAGGGGACAAAGACGGTTCGTTTAACTGCTCAATCATTAGGAAATATTTCAGCAGCTGTTTCACATACAGTGGAAGAAATCATTGAGATATCACATGCTTTGACTTTGGAGGCAGAGAAATCAGATCATGTTGTTCAGATGATTCAACAATTAACGCAGTCTATTCAAGAGATTAAGGAAACATTGAATGCAATTACAGCGGCAGCCCAGCAAACAACAGCAAGTATTGATGAGGTAGCGTATAGCTCAAATGAAACGAATCAAATGGCACATACACTTGAACAACATGTAAAGTCGTTCAAATTAAAAGAATGTTAA
- a CDS encoding saccharopine dehydrogenase family protein, with the protein MGKALIIGAGGVASVVVHKCVQNSDVFEEICIASRTVSKCDALKEKLDGGKTKIHTAQVDADNTEEVIELIKAFGPDVVINVALPYQDLTIMDACLATGVHYVDTANYEPPETAKFEYKWQWAYKEKFEKAGLTALLGSGFDPGVTGVFTAHAQKHEFDEIHYIDIVDANAGDHGYHFATNFNPEINIREITANGRYWKEGKWVETAPLEKKEVYNLPEIGPKDIYLLYHEELESLAKNIKGLKQIRFWMTFSEKYLTHLKVLENVGMTSIEPIEFEGQMIQPIHFLKAVLPDPASLGPRTKGKTNIGCIIRGLKDGKEKTYYVYNVCDHEECYNEVGSQAISYTTGVPAMIGAMLVMNGEWRKPGVWNVEDFNPDPFMDALNKWGLPWQESHNPELLDLDLDAKELSR; encoded by the coding sequence TTGGGTAAAGCATTGATTATCGGAGCTGGCGGAGTTGCCAGTGTTGTGGTACACAAGTGTGTTCAAAATTCGGACGTATTTGAGGAAATTTGTATCGCAAGTAGAACTGTTTCAAAATGTGACGCTCTAAAAGAAAAACTAGACGGCGGAAAAACAAAAATTCATACTGCACAGGTAGACGCAGACAATACAGAAGAGGTTATTGAGCTTATTAAAGCTTTTGGACCAGATGTAGTCATTAACGTTGCACTACCTTATCAGGACTTAACGATTATGGATGCTTGCTTAGCGACAGGTGTGCACTATGTGGATACTGCAAACTACGAGCCACCTGAAACGGCAAAATTTGAATATAAATGGCAATGGGCTTATAAAGAGAAGTTTGAAAAAGCTGGCTTAACTGCATTACTTGGTAGCGGTTTTGATCCAGGTGTAACAGGCGTTTTCACAGCTCATGCGCAAAAACATGAATTTGATGAAATTCACTATATTGATATCGTGGATGCAAATGCGGGAGATCATGGCTATCATTTCGCTACAAACTTCAACCCAGAAATTAACATTCGTGAAATAACAGCGAATGGTCGTTACTGGAAAGAAGGCAAGTGGGTTGAAACAGCACCACTTGAGAAAAAAGAGGTTTATAACTTACCAGAAATCGGACCAAAAGATATTTACCTTCTATACCATGAAGAGCTTGAATCACTTGCGAAAAATATTAAAGGTTTAAAACAAATCCGCTTCTGGATGACGTTCTCTGAAAAATACTTAACACACTTAAAAGTATTAGAAAACGTTGGCATGACATCAATCGAGCCGATCGAATTTGAAGGTCAAATGATTCAGCCAATCCACTTCCTTAAAGCGGTATTACCAGATCCAGCTTCTCTTGGACCACGTACAAAAGGTAAAACAAATATCGGTTGTATTATTCGCGGTCTTAAAGATGGCAAAGAAAAAACGTACTATGTATACAACGTATGTGACCATGAAGAGTGCTATAACGAAGTTGGTTCACAAGCGATTTCTTATACAACTGGTGTACCAGCTATGATTGGTGCAATGCTTGTGATGAACGGTGAATGGCGCAAACCAGGTGTTTGGAATGTAGAAGATTTCAATCCAGATCCATTCATGGATGCATTAAATAAATGGGGTCTACCATGGCAAGAAAGCCATAACCCAGAATTACTTGACCTTGATTTAGATGCAAAGGAATTAAGCCGATGA
- the nspC gene encoding carboxynorspermidine decarboxylase translates to MKPIDFSKVPSPSYVVDERLLTKNLELLKSIQDRTGCRILLALKGFSMHSTFPLVGEYLAGITASSLHEARLGYEKMGKEVHVYAPAYIEHEMDELLGYVDHIVFNSFNQWAQFKDKVKSAGKTIECGIRVNPEYSEIETALYDPCYTNSRLGTTLANFDKTQLDGIDGLHFHAMCEQNSDTLERIIEVVEEKFGDVLHQMKWLNFGGGHHITREDYDVEKLVNIINYVQEKYNLLVYLEPGEAVALNTGYLVATVLDIQENGMDLAILDTSATCHMPDVLEMPYRPMIIGSGQANELAHTYRLGGLTCLAGDVIGDYSFEQPLKPGDRLVFTDMAHYSMVKNHMFNGVNLPSIVSYNDEEGIKVIREFKFEDYSGRLS, encoded by the coding sequence ATGAAACCAATTGATTTTTCAAAAGTTCCATCCCCTTCTTATGTAGTGGATGAGCGATTATTAACAAAAAATCTTGAGCTTTTAAAATCAATTCAAGATCGTACAGGCTGCCGCATTTTACTAGCCCTTAAAGGTTTTTCTATGCATTCAACATTCCCTTTAGTAGGGGAATATTTAGCAGGCATTACAGCTAGCTCACTGCATGAAGCACGTCTTGGCTATGAAAAAATGGGCAAAGAAGTTCACGTTTATGCTCCTGCTTATATTGAGCATGAAATGGACGAGCTTCTAGGCTATGTGGATCACATCGTGTTTAACTCATTTAACCAATGGGCTCAGTTCAAGGATAAAGTGAAATCTGCTGGTAAAACAATTGAATGTGGTATTCGTGTGAATCCTGAGTACTCTGAAATTGAAACAGCTCTTTACGATCCTTGCTATACGAATTCCCGTCTTGGCACAACTTTGGCTAACTTTGATAAAACACAGCTTGACGGCATCGATGGTTTACACTTCCATGCGATGTGTGAACAAAATTCAGATACGTTAGAGCGTATTATTGAAGTAGTGGAAGAAAAGTTTGGTGATGTTTTACACCAAATGAAATGGTTGAACTTTGGTGGTGGCCACCATATTACTCGTGAAGATTATGATGTAGAGAAGCTTGTGAATATCATTAATTATGTGCAAGAAAAGTATAACCTGCTTGTGTATTTAGAGCCAGGTGAAGCAGTAGCCCTTAATACTGGTTATTTAGTAGCTACTGTGCTTGATATCCAAGAAAATGGGATGGATCTTGCTATTTTAGATACGTCCGCAACATGTCATATGCCTGACGTCCTTGAAATGCCGTACCGTCCAATGATTATCGGTTCTGGTCAAGCGAATGAATTAGCCCACACATATCGCCTAGGTGGACTTACATGTCTTGCTGGTGATGTAATTGGCGATTATTCATTTGAGCAGCCATTAAAACCAGGTGACCGTCTTGTATTTACGGATATGGCCCATTATTCCATGGTGAAAAACCATATGTTTAACGGCGTCAACTTACCTTCAATCGTTTCTTACAATGATGAAGAGGGCATTAAAGTCATTCGTGAATTTAAATTTGAAGACTATAGTGGCCGACTTTCTTAA
- a CDS encoding amidase, with amino-acid sequence MKSCSLLTVTIVIFVTIASTFGLSFGKVDAVTVEDKATWLWDTSRIIEDEAGVLSFLENKQVNKLYLQINTDIGSVDYKRFISHATAKGIKIYALDGAPDWVSKDGYKMQNQLFDWLHTYNKNADVTEQFSGVHLDIEPYLNSGWSYNQTQTIESYQALLTRAKKETKQLQLPLEADMPFWFDEIKYNNRFGKGLLAEWVINQVESVSIMAYRNTAKDIIKIVQHEVAYAKKVNKSIVISVETGALDDNQNITFYDNGEAFMNKQLALVQRHYAKKTSYQGVAIHHVDSWMNMQP; translated from the coding sequence ATGAAAAGTTGCTCTTTATTAACAGTAACTATTGTTATTTTTGTTACAATTGCCAGTACGTTTGGACTATCATTTGGAAAGGTAGACGCAGTGACCGTGGAAGATAAGGCTACTTGGTTATGGGATACTTCTAGAATTATTGAGGATGAAGCAGGAGTACTTTCGTTTTTAGAGAACAAGCAGGTAAACAAACTTTATTTACAGATTAATACGGATATAGGAAGTGTTGACTATAAGCGTTTTATTAGTCATGCAACTGCAAAGGGTATCAAAATATATGCATTGGACGGAGCGCCAGATTGGGTATCTAAAGATGGCTATAAAATGCAGAATCAGTTGTTTGATTGGTTACATACATATAATAAAAATGCTGACGTGACAGAGCAATTTTCAGGCGTTCATCTCGATATAGAACCATACTTAAATAGTGGATGGAGCTATAATCAAACGCAAACAATTGAATCCTATCAAGCACTTCTTACAAGAGCCAAAAAGGAAACCAAGCAATTACAATTACCTTTGGAAGCAGATATGCCGTTCTGGTTTGACGAAATTAAATACAACAATCGATTTGGAAAAGGCTTACTTGCTGAATGGGTGATAAATCAAGTAGAGAGCGTTTCTATTATGGCTTATCGAAATACTGCAAAAGATATTATTAAAATTGTACAACATGAAGTCGCCTATGCAAAAAAAGTTAATAAATCCATTGTGATTAGTGTTGAAACTGGTGCATTAGATGATAACCAAAATATTACTTTTTATGATAATGGTGAAGCCTTTATGAATAAACAACTAGCTCTTGTTCAACGTCACTATGCGAAAAAAACAAGCTATCAAGGAGTTGCGATTCATCATGTTGATAGTTGGATGAATATGCAGCCATAG
- a CDS encoding chemotaxis protein CheW, translating into MESVKAVVFACGTEEYAVPVEQAISIEKLEQVTPIPHLPNYLLGFTRIRGELIPVLDFERILYNRSSNAVTARIIVLNTDVVNYGLLVTEAREILDFDTSVLQQMGLVNYSKTRYFTAVANLENRMITYVDPKILVNSLEGIREIINYLHKMLENEQENVDA; encoded by the coding sequence ATGGAAAGTGTAAAGGCAGTAGTTTTTGCTTGTGGAACTGAAGAGTATGCAGTGCCTGTGGAACAAGCAATTTCAATTGAAAAATTAGAGCAGGTAACACCGATTCCTCATTTACCTAATTATCTTCTAGGCTTCACGAGAATTCGTGGTGAGCTTATCCCAGTGCTTGATTTTGAACGTATTCTTTATAATCGTTCTTCAAATGCTGTAACAGCACGTATTATAGTATTGAATACAGATGTTGTGAATTATGGATTACTTGTAACGGAAGCGCGTGAAATTCTAGATTTTGACACGTCTGTTTTACAGCAGATGGGACTTGTTAACTATTCAAAAACGCGTTATTTTACAGCAGTGGCAAACCTGGAAAATCGTATGATTACCTATGTGGACCCAAAAATACTAGTCAATTCACTAGAAGGAATTCGTGAAATTATTAATTACTTGCATAAAATGCTGGAAAATGAACAAGAAAACGTAGATGCTTGA
- a CDS encoding M20/M25/M40 family metallo-hydrolase, whose protein sequence is MTSRLVEEFFELVQIDSETKYEHLIAPVLIDKLTALGFTVEQDDAHTRNGHGAGNILATLKGSLDVEPIYFTSHMDTVVPGKGIKPSLREDGYIVSDGTTILGADDKAGLAALLEMVKRLKEQNIEHGDIEFIITAGEESGLVGAKELDSSKIKAKYGFAVDSDGKVGGIVTAAPYQAKVFAKIIGKTAHAGVAPEKGVSAITVAAKCIAQMKLGRLDEETTANIGRFEGGQATNIVCDEVNILAEARSIDKTKLDAQTKHMQETFEQISASLGARAEVEVKLMYPGFRVTETDKVVQVAMAAARNIDRTPTLGISGGGSDANVIAGFGIPTVNLSVGYEDIHTTNEKIPVEELEKLADLLVEIVKESAKK, encoded by the coding sequence ATGACAAGTCGTTTAGTAGAAGAGTTTTTCGAGCTCGTACAAATTGATTCAGAAACAAAATATGAGCATTTGATTGCGCCAGTTTTAATCGATAAATTAACAGCGCTTGGTTTTACAGTAGAACAGGATGATGCCCATACACGAAATGGACATGGAGCAGGCAATATATTGGCTACTTTAAAAGGTTCTTTAGATGTTGAACCAATTTATTTTACTTCTCATATGGATACAGTTGTACCAGGTAAAGGAATTAAGCCATCTTTACGAGAGGATGGTTATATCGTGTCCGATGGTACTACAATTTTGGGCGCTGATGATAAAGCTGGGCTTGCAGCATTACTAGAAATGGTGAAACGTTTAAAAGAGCAAAATATTGAGCATGGAGATATTGAATTTATCATCACTGCGGGTGAAGAAAGTGGACTTGTTGGGGCTAAAGAGTTAGATTCATCCAAAATTAAAGCCAAATACGGCTTTGCAGTGGATAGTGATGGCAAAGTGGGTGGAATTGTTACAGCAGCACCATATCAAGCAAAAGTCTTCGCTAAAATTATTGGCAAAACTGCCCATGCTGGTGTAGCTCCAGAAAAAGGAGTGTCAGCGATTACAGTGGCTGCAAAATGTATTGCACAGATGAAGCTAGGACGTTTAGATGAAGAAACTACAGCAAATATTGGTCGTTTTGAGGGTGGTCAGGCTACGAATATTGTATGTGATGAAGTGAATATTCTTGCAGAGGCTCGTTCAATTGATAAAACGAAGCTCGATGCTCAAACGAAGCATATGCAGGAGACATTTGAACAAATCTCTGCATCACTTGGAGCACGTGCTGAAGTAGAAGTAAAGCTTATGTATCCAGGATTCCGAGTTACTGAAACAGATAAAGTCGTTCAAGTCGCAATGGCAGCAGCACGTAACATTGATCGCACACCGACGCTAGGGATTTCTGGAGGAGGTTCAGATGCAAATGTAATTGCAGGATTTGGCATCCCTACAGTCAACCTTTCTGTTGGCTACGAAGATATTCATACAACAAATGAAAAAATCCCAGTAGAAGAATTAGAAAAATTAGCAGATTTACTAGTTGAAATTGTCAAAGAATCTGCAAAAAAATAA
- a CDS encoding acyl-CoA carboxylase subunit beta, giving the protein MDMFDKINELYDRKTVIELGGGYERIDKQHEKGKLTARERIELLLDEGTFFEINPFITHRTVDFGMDKMEGPGDGVVTGFGKINGRPVYLFSQDFTVFGGALGEMHAKKMATVMDLAAKNGTPFIGINDSGGARIQEGVLSLDGYGHIFYRNAIYSGVIPQISVIMGPCAGGAVYSPAITDFILMVDKTSQMFITGPKVIETVTGEKISAEDLGGSKVNNAVSGNAHFRAPSEEEAIDQIKKLLSYLPQNNKEKAPRQARPEGDDYRPEIVDTVPIETTRPYDVRRVVEQVVDEGSFMEVHSEFAKNVVVGFARIAGESVGLVCNQPKVLAGGLDIDSSDKAARFIRTCDAYNVPIITFEDVSGFFPGVKQEHGGIIRHGAKILYAYSEATVPKITVILRKAYGGAYVALNSKSIGADLVFAWPNAEIAVMGAAGAANIIFAREIAKSDDPEATRAAKIEEYKEKFANPYVAASRGMVDDVIDPRDTRIKLIQGLDMLSNKHESRPEKKHGNIPL; this is encoded by the coding sequence ATGGATATGTTCGACAAAATTAATGAGTTATATGACCGTAAGACGGTAATTGAACTTGGTGGTGGCTATGAGCGCATCGACAAACAACATGAGAAAGGTAAACTAACTGCTCGTGAGCGCATTGAATTATTGCTGGACGAAGGTACATTTTTCGAAATCAACCCATTCATTACACATCGTACAGTTGACTTCGGTATGGACAAGATGGAAGGACCTGGTGATGGTGTAGTTACTGGTTTCGGTAAAATTAACGGACGTCCAGTTTACTTATTCTCTCAAGATTTTACTGTATTTGGTGGAGCACTGGGTGAAATGCATGCGAAAAAAATGGCCACAGTAATGGATCTTGCTGCGAAAAACGGCACACCATTCATTGGTATTAATGATTCAGGTGGTGCACGTATTCAAGAAGGCGTACTTTCACTTGATGGATATGGTCATATTTTCTATCGTAATGCCATCTACTCTGGCGTAATCCCACAAATTTCAGTAATTATGGGACCATGTGCTGGTGGAGCAGTTTATTCTCCCGCAATCACAGACTTCATCCTAATGGTTGACAAAACATCTCAAATGTTCATAACAGGTCCTAAAGTTATTGAAACAGTAACAGGTGAAAAAATCTCTGCAGAAGACTTAGGTGGTTCAAAAGTGAACAATGCTGTAAGTGGTAATGCACACTTCCGTGCACCATCTGAAGAAGAAGCGATTGATCAAATTAAAAAACTATTAAGCTATCTCCCACAAAATAATAAGGAAAAAGCGCCACGTCAGGCACGTCCAGAAGGTGACGACTACCGTCCTGAAATTGTGGATACTGTGCCAATCGAAACAACTCGCCCTTATGATGTACGTAGAGTAGTTGAGCAAGTAGTGGACGAAGGTTCATTTATGGAAGTTCACTCAGAATTTGCGAAAAACGTAGTAGTAGGTTTTGCACGTATCGCAGGTGAATCTGTTGGTCTAGTATGTAACCAACCAAAAGTACTTGCTGGTGGACTAGATATCGATTCTTCTGACAAAGCGGCTCGTTTCATCCGTACTTGTGATGCATACAATGTTCCAATCATCACTTTTGAAGACGTTTCTGGCTTCTTCCCAGGCGTTAAGCAAGAGCATGGTGGAATCATCCGTCATGGAGCAAAAATCCTTTATGCATACTCTGAAGCAACTGTACCGAAAATTACAGTTATTTTACGTAAGGCTTATGGCGGTGCTTATGTTGCGTTAAACTCAAAATCAATTGGGGCTGACCTTGTATTTGCTTGGCCAAACGCTGAAATCGCTGTTATGGGTGCAGCAGGTGCCGCGAATATTATCTTTGCACGCGAGATTGCAAAATCTGATGATCCAGAAGCAACACGTGCAGCGAAAATTGAAGAATACAAAGAAAAGTTCGCAAACCCATATGTTGCAGCATCTCGCGGTATGGTAGATGATGTCATTGATCCACGTGATACACGTATTAAGCTAATTCAAGGTTTAGACATGCTTTCAAATAAACATGAATCACGCCCAGAGAAAAAACACGGAAATATTCCACTATAA
- the mce gene encoding methylmalonyl-CoA epimerase, which translates to MEKVDHIGIAVRDLDERITYYTETLGLKLLKVEEVESQQVRVAFIDAGNVKIELLEPMSEKSTIHGYIEKRGEGIHHVAFGVTGIRERMAELREKGVRLLSEEPGPGAGGAEVAFMHPKSSFGVLYELCDKSGKGDK; encoded by the coding sequence ATGGAGAAAGTAGATCATATTGGGATTGCGGTGCGTGATCTTGATGAACGCATTACATATTATACAGAAACTTTAGGCTTAAAGCTGTTAAAAGTGGAAGAGGTTGAATCTCAACAGGTTCGCGTTGCATTTATAGACGCTGGCAATGTAAAAATCGAATTGCTGGAACCGATGAGTGAAAAAAGTACCATTCATGGATATATCGAAAAACGTGGGGAAGGTATTCACCATGTAGCTTTCGGTGTGACAGGGATTCGTGAGCGTATGGCAGAGCTTCGTGAAAAAGGTGTACGTCTTTTATCAGAAGAGCCAGGACCTGGTGCCGGTGGTGCAGAGGTAGCCTTCATGCATCCTAAATCATCTTTCGGTGTGTTATATGAATTATGCGATAAAAGTGGAAAAGGGGATAAGTGA
- the prli42 gene encoding stressosome-associated protein Prli42, translated as MSNKKFQKIVVYTMVAIMVISSLAFGLSMLV; from the coding sequence ATGAGTAATAAAAAATTTCAAAAAATCGTTGTTTATACGATGGTCGCAATCATGGTAATTTCATCTCTAGCATTCGGCTTATCTATGTTAGTGTAA
- a CDS encoding aromatic acid exporter family protein, with translation MKKFSIGYRTLKTATGAAIAIAIAQYFELASYASAGILTILCVQPTKKKSLHAAYTRFVASIIGMLYAFLSFELFSYHPLTLAGMLIIFIPTIVSLKVADGFVSSAVIIMHIYAAEKFSWTLVSNEFALMAIGYGTGIAINMYMPDIQKELNYYRVKIEELYSKIFLEIANYLREGDTMWDGQEIIEAITALNNAKSLAFKDVENHFMRRKNDYYVYFDMREQQLEIIERVLPKITALPVIVQEATIVADFVQDLAEHVHSGNTASHFREKLEQVKLDFAQLPLPKNHEQFLAQAALYQFIEEMDRYLEIKQSFKGLKVKKERPQ, from the coding sequence TTGAAGAAGTTTTCAATCGGCTATCGTACATTAAAAACGGCAACTGGTGCAGCCATTGCAATAGCCATTGCCCAGTATTTCGAATTAGCTTCTTATGCATCTGCAGGTATTTTAACAATACTTTGTGTACAGCCAACGAAGAAAAAATCCCTTCATGCTGCTTATACACGATTTGTCGCAAGTATTATCGGTATGCTTTATGCCTTTTTAAGCTTTGAGTTATTTTCATATCACCCACTTACACTAGCAGGGATGCTCATTATTTTTATCCCCACAATTGTATCATTGAAGGTAGCAGACGGCTTTGTCTCAAGTGCAGTAATTATTATGCATATTTATGCTGCTGAAAAATTCTCGTGGACATTGGTTTCAAATGAATTTGCTTTAATGGCAATTGGTTATGGAACGGGAATAGCGATTAATATGTATATGCCAGATATACAAAAGGAATTAAATTACTATCGAGTTAAAATTGAGGAGCTATATAGTAAAATTTTTTTAGAAATTGCTAATTATTTAAGAGAAGGCGATACAATGTGGGATGGGCAAGAAATAATTGAAGCTATTACAGCTTTAAATAATGCGAAATCACTAGCCTTTAAAGATGTTGAAAATCATTTTATGAGACGAAAAAATGATTACTATGTCTATTTTGATATGCGTGAACAGCAACTCGAAATTATTGAAAGAGTACTCCCAAAAATAACAGCCCTACCTGTTATAGTACAAGAGGCAACAATAGTGGCTGACTTTGTTCAAGATCTTGCTGAGCATGTTCATTCAGGAAATACGGCTAGTCATTTTAGAGAGAAGCTAGAGCAGGTAAAGCTAGATTTCGCCCAATTACCTTTACCGAAAAATCATGAGCAATTTTTAGCACAAGCGGCACTCTATCAATTTATTGAGGAAATGGATCGATATTTAGAAATTAAACAATCTTTCAAGGGATTGAAGGTAAAGAAAGAGCGCCCGCAGTAA